One Streptomyces sp. R28 DNA window includes the following coding sequences:
- a CDS encoding ATP/GTP-binding protein, translated as MDSDGTQDARGTHATPVPRPAVPPEAPAVPPRPTRAPGAQGGRELPAQSAQTRPGSVADWLNEPRAVARPGIWRFGYRLPKAAQGGAERLAPVTVVGLLVPLVVALLVWSLWRRGSVPYQYSLLRLFTPDDWWWGGTLASAKDWQGQEALVVYNGLFFAVLVYAMGRLGSWPDVVRHFVGNRPQPARALLAALGALVTLSFVFPSAFPGVTWDALPVVAPLFSLVALISGGFDLFTSVLFTDSLYTVVTLLVLWPFARVGDWWGYVKARLAARGAAAQENTAPAKDRPRAEWPELRQAGQYEAADLLTAEVAGHRMNDVDCARLEHAWTVARQDGSLETFRDTVLRRGGASWTHPSGARDLPRRAAGHDLLEGQVRIGRWVAAERAPRAYHDVGAALGPDVLGTSLLAIGPSGAGKTRNLIEPVTESLALQALTGRCAVVAVSAAGTRLAADAAFDVVVRIGDPASVHDLDPYAESEDPDEAAAILAEGLVGDLDTVGSQSAATALAQLLGPYRAVHGRFPTLPDLRELLEGEPSALSALEEALSSDGHTVMRRELQARVRQMGSPADVGRALADRLALLNRPAFTEFFGGGGDARLFSLRAVAHHPLRVRIDLPEQGHEEAARLLTRLVLAQFSTVVRSAQRRHFACLVLDDATGAVTAESVRRIQRVRSQNAGVVLALRTIGDVPEALHGPLYGAIGCRMAFSGVTTWDGSRFAQTWGTEWVETREVAKHTVFADQPMTRMIHALRKLVTGKAVTTDAVTVKQVERERWSASELAHGVPPGHAVLSLTSVEGEHAPPLLVDLRG; from the coding sequence ATGGACAGCGACGGGACGCAGGACGCGCGGGGTACGCACGCGACGCCTGTGCCGCGTCCGGCGGTGCCCCCGGAGGCGCCCGCGGTGCCGCCGCGGCCGACACGGGCACCCGGCGCGCAGGGCGGGCGGGAACTGCCCGCACAGAGCGCACAGACACGGCCCGGGTCCGTGGCCGACTGGCTCAATGAGCCCCGGGCGGTCGCCCGGCCCGGGATCTGGCGATTCGGATACCGCCTGCCGAAGGCCGCGCAGGGAGGAGCCGAACGGCTGGCGCCGGTCACTGTCGTCGGGCTGCTCGTTCCGCTGGTCGTGGCGCTGCTCGTGTGGTCGCTGTGGCGGCGTGGCAGCGTCCCCTACCAGTACTCCTTGCTGCGGCTGTTCACGCCGGACGACTGGTGGTGGGGCGGCACCCTCGCGTCCGCCAAGGACTGGCAGGGGCAGGAGGCCCTTGTCGTCTACAACGGTCTCTTCTTCGCCGTGCTCGTCTACGCGATGGGCCGACTGGGCAGTTGGCCCGATGTGGTCCGCCACTTCGTGGGCAACCGGCCACAGCCCGCACGTGCGCTGCTCGCCGCCCTGGGCGCCCTGGTCACGCTGAGCTTTGTGTTCCCGAGCGCCTTTCCCGGCGTCACCTGGGACGCTCTTCCTGTCGTCGCCCCCCTGTTCTCCCTCGTCGCTCTGATCTCGGGCGGCTTCGACCTGTTCACCTCGGTGCTGTTCACCGACAGTCTGTACACGGTCGTCACCCTGCTGGTCCTGTGGCCGTTCGCCCGGGTCGGCGACTGGTGGGGATATGTGAAGGCGCGCCTCGCCGCGCGCGGTGCCGCAGCGCAGGAGAACACGGCGCCGGCCAAGGACCGGCCCCGCGCCGAGTGGCCCGAGCTCCGGCAGGCGGGACAGTACGAGGCGGCCGACCTGCTGACCGCCGAAGTGGCCGGCCACCGTATGAACGACGTGGACTGCGCCCGGTTGGAGCACGCCTGGACCGTGGCGAGGCAGGACGGTTCTCTCGAGACCTTCCGTGACACCGTGCTGCGACGGGGCGGCGCCTCCTGGACGCACCCCTCCGGGGCCAGGGACCTGCCACGCCGCGCGGCCGGCCACGACCTGCTCGAAGGGCAGGTGCGCATCGGGCGCTGGGTGGCCGCCGAACGGGCTCCGCGCGCCTACCACGACGTGGGCGCCGCGCTCGGCCCGGACGTGCTGGGTACGTCGCTCCTGGCGATCGGACCGTCCGGGGCGGGCAAGACACGGAACCTGATCGAGCCCGTGACGGAGTCGCTGGCGTTGCAGGCGCTCACCGGACGGTGCGCCGTCGTCGCGGTCTCTGCCGCGGGCACCCGGCTCGCCGCGGACGCGGCGTTCGACGTGGTCGTACGGATCGGGGATCCCGCATCCGTCCACGACCTGGATCCGTACGCGGAGTCGGAGGACCCGGACGAGGCGGCCGCGATCCTCGCCGAGGGCCTGGTGGGCGACCTGGACACCGTGGGCAGCCAGAGCGCCGCCACCGCGCTCGCCCAGCTGCTCGGTCCCTACCGGGCGGTGCACGGCCGTTTCCCGACCCTGCCGGACTTGCGTGAACTCCTGGAGGGCGAGCCGTCGGCGCTGTCCGCCCTGGAGGAGGCGCTGTCGTCCGACGGCCACACCGTGATGCGCCGTGAACTTCAGGCCCGCGTCCGGCAGATGGGGAGCCCGGCCGATGTGGGCCGCGCCCTCGCCGACCGGCTCGCCCTCCTCAACCGGCCGGCCTTCACCGAGTTCTTCGGCGGGGGCGGCGATGCCCGGCTGTTCTCCCTGCGGGCCGTGGCCCATCATCCGCTGCGGGTCCGTATCGACCTCCCGGAACAGGGCCACGAGGAGGCCGCCCGCCTGCTGACGAGGCTCGTCCTCGCCCAGTTCAGTACGGTCGTACGCAGCGCGCAGCGCCGCCACTTCGCCTGCCTGGTCCTCGACGACGCCACCGGGGCGGTCACCGCCGAGTCGGTGCGCCGGATCCAGCGGGTGCGCTCCCAGAACGCGGGCGTCGTCCTAGCCCTGCGCACGATCGGCGACGTCCCCGAGGCCCTGCACGGTCCGCTGTACGGGGCGATCGGCTGCCGTATGGCGTTCTCCGGCGTGACGACATGGGACGGCAGTCGGTTCGCGCAGACCTGGGGCACCGAATGGGTGGAGACGCGGGAGGTGGCGAAGCACACGGTCTTCGCCGA
- the gabT gene encoding 4-aminobutyrate--2-oxoglutarate transaminase gives MSALPQERRVVTAIPGPKSQELQARRTAAVAQGVGSVLPVFTARAGGGIIEDVDGNRLIDFGSGIAVTSVGASAEAVVRKATAQLADFTHTCFMVTPYEGYVAVAEALAELTPGDHAKKSALFNSGAEAVENAVKIARAYTKRQAVVVFDHGYHGRTNLTMALTAKNMPYKHGFGPFAPEVYRVPVAYGYRWPTGAENAGPEAAAQAIDQISKQVGAENVAAIIIEPVLGEGGFIEPAKGFLPAISKFASDNGIVFVADEIQSGFCRTGQWFACEDEGIVPDLITTAKGIAGGLPLAAVTGRAEIMDAAHAGGLGGTYGGNPVACAGALGSIETMKELDLNAKAKNIEAIMKARLTAMAEKFDIVGDVRGRGAMIAIELVKDRATKEPNPQATAALAKACHQEGLLVLTCGTYGNVLRFLPPLVIGEDLLNEGLDIIEQAFTRI, from the coding sequence ATGAGCGCACTTCCGCAGGAGCGCCGCGTCGTCACCGCCATCCCCGGCCCGAAGTCGCAGGAGCTGCAGGCCCGCCGTACCGCCGCGGTCGCGCAGGGCGTGGGCTCCGTGCTGCCCGTGTTCACGGCGCGTGCGGGCGGCGGAATCATCGAGGACGTCGACGGCAACCGGCTCATCGACTTCGGTTCGGGCATCGCGGTGACGTCCGTCGGCGCCTCCGCCGAGGCCGTCGTACGCAAGGCGACCGCGCAGCTCGCCGACTTCACCCACACCTGTTTCATGGTCACGCCGTACGAGGGCTACGTCGCCGTCGCCGAGGCGCTGGCCGAGCTGACGCCGGGCGACCACGCCAAGAAGTCGGCGCTGTTCAACTCCGGCGCCGAGGCCGTCGAGAACGCCGTCAAGATCGCCCGTGCGTACACCAAGCGCCAGGCCGTCGTCGTGTTCGACCACGGCTACCACGGCCGTACGAACCTCACCATGGCGCTGACCGCGAAGAACATGCCGTACAAGCACGGCTTCGGCCCGTTCGCGCCCGAGGTGTACCGCGTGCCGGTGGCCTACGGCTACCGCTGGCCGACCGGCGCGGAGAACGCGGGCCCGGAGGCCGCCGCGCAGGCCATCGACCAGATCTCCAAGCAGGTCGGCGCGGAGAACGTCGCCGCGATCATCATCGAGCCGGTGCTCGGCGAGGGCGGCTTCATCGAGCCGGCCAAGGGCTTCCTGCCGGCCATCAGCAAGTTCGCCTCCGACAACGGCATCGTCTTCGTCGCGGACGAGATCCAGTCCGGCTTCTGCCGTACGGGTCAGTGGTTCGCGTGCGAGGACGAGGGCATCGTCCCCGACCTGATCACGACCGCGAAGGGCATCGCCGGCGGCCTCCCGCTCGCCGCCGTGACCGGCCGCGCCGAGATCATGGACGCCGCCCACGCGGGCGGCCTGGGCGGCACCTACGGCGGCAACCCGGTCGCGTGCGCCGGTGCGCTGGGCTCCATCGAGACGATGAAGGAGCTCGACCTCAACGCCAAGGCGAAGAACATCGAGGCGATCATGAAGGCCCGCCTCACCGCCATGGCCGAGAAGTTCGACATCGTCGGTGACGTACGCGGCCGTGGCGCCATGATCGCCATCGAGCTGGTCAAGGATCGCGCCACCAAGGAGCCGAACCCGCAGGCGACCGCCGCGCTCGCCAAGGCCTGCCACCAGGAGGGCCTGCTGGTCCTGACCTGTGGCACCTACGGCAACGTGCTGCGGTTCCTGCCCCCGCTGGTCATCGGCGAGGATCTGCTGAACGAGGGCCTCGACATCATCGAGCAGGCCTTCACCCGCATCTGA
- a CDS encoding phosphatase PAP2 family protein, which produces MGDIRPGPPQLRPGRALAHTTGASGSGSPHRSDSRPPQTPRGGRPSDPDGRLGTTPPVPGRPTSLFLLLVLPALLFALSTWQVVEDGPLVRVDERVSRALVHPDRFSELLADLGNAQVAVPVLAVVLVHTAWRSRRTGTDRWWLPSTAAAVLMALVPALIVPLKELTDRPGTPAVPPATGYYPSGHTATAAVAYGCAALLLLPWLRTAYARRELLIACAVLNAAVGFGLVRRGYHWPLDVVASWCLCTVLLSSLWLFLSRSSRRTPAGTPSRRTGPS; this is translated from the coding sequence CTGGGTGACATCAGGCCGGGGCCTCCCCAGCTTCGACCTGGTCGTGCCCTCGCGCACACAACCGGAGCCTCCGGCTCCGGATCTCCTCACCGATCGGACAGTCGCCCGCCCCAAACCCCCCGGGGCGGCCGACCATCCGATCCGGACGGGCGCCTCGGAACCACCCCCCCTGTTCCGGGGCGCCCGACCTCCCTCTTCCTCCTTCTCGTTCTTCCGGCCCTCCTCTTCGCCCTGTCCACCTGGCAGGTAGTCGAGGACGGGCCGCTTGTGCGTGTGGACGAGCGGGTCAGCCGGGCCCTGGTCCATCCGGACCGCTTCTCCGAACTCCTGGCCGATCTGGGCAATGCCCAGGTCGCGGTCCCGGTCCTCGCCGTGGTCCTGGTCCACACCGCCTGGCGATCCCGCCGCACTGGTACAGACCGGTGGTGGCTGCCGTCCACCGCGGCGGCCGTTCTGATGGCACTGGTCCCGGCCCTGATCGTGCCGCTCAAGGAACTCACCGACCGCCCCGGCACCCCGGCCGTCCCCCCGGCGACCGGTTACTACCCCTCCGGCCACACCGCCACGGCCGCCGTCGCCTACGGTTGCGCGGCCCTGCTCCTCCTCCCCTGGCTCCGCACCGCCTACGCCCGCCGCGAGCTCCTCATCGCCTGCGCGGTCCTCAACGCGGCCGTCGGCTTCGGCCTGGTCCGCCGCGGCTACCACTGGCCACTGGACGTCGTGGCCAGTTGGTGCCTGTGCACGGTGCTCCTGTCCTCGCTCTGGCTGTTCCTCAGCCGAAGTAGCCGTCGAACGCCCGCTGGAACTCCCAGCCGCCGTACCGGTCCCAGTTGA